A portion of the Limanda limanda chromosome 3, fLimLim1.1, whole genome shotgun sequence genome contains these proteins:
- the slc35c1 gene encoding GDP-fucose transporter 1 isoform X2, with translation MKRFSILKMALWGSGESEPGGREETYLYRALRIAAVVALYWFISITMVFLNNYLLDDKELDAPLFVTFFQCLVSVVLCGFMQLLARLCPWLIDFPPVRFDLKTAREVLPLSVVFISMITFNNLCLKHVGVAFYTVGRSLTTVFNVLLSYVILKQTTSLQAVGCCGVILGGFWLGVDQEGVAGSLSWSGIVFGVIASACVSLNAIYTKKVMPCVDGNIWKLSYYNNINACVLFLPLMLVFGDLGRLYNYTRIFDPGFWGMMIFGGVFGFAIGYVTGLQIKFTSPLTHNVSGTAKACAQTVIAVVYYSSSKSLLWWTSNMMVLGGSSAYTVVKSREMKGTPHKEPEDSAKEKLLPEEEDGVGV, from the exons ATGAAGCGGTTCAGCATCTTGAAGATGGCGCTGTGGGGCTCCGGGGAGTCGGAGCCCGGCGGCCGGGAGGAGACCTACCTGTACCGGGCGCTGCGGATCGCCGCGGTGGTGGCTCTGTACTGGTTCATCTCTATCACCATGGTGTTCCTCAACAACTACCTGCTGGACGACAAGGAGCTGGACGCCCCGCTGTTCGTCACCTTCTTCCAGTGCCTGGTGTCCGTGGTGCTGTGCGGCTTCATGCAGCTGCTGGCCCGGCTGTGCCCGTGGCTCATCGACTTCCCCCCGGTGCGGTTCGACCTGAAGACGGCCCGCGAGGTGCTGCCTCTGTCCGTGGTCTTCATCAGCATGATCACCTTCAACAACCTGTGCCTGAAGCACGTCGGCGTGGCCTTCTACACGGTGGGTCGGTCCCTGACCACCGTGTTCAACGTGCTGCTGTCCTACGTGATCCTGAAGCAGACCACGTCCCTGCAGGCCGTCGGGTGCTGTGGCGTCATCCTGG GTGGATTCTGGCTCGGTGTGGACCAGGAAGGTGTAGCAGGGTCCCTCTCCTGGTCGGGGATCGTCTTCGGGGTCATTGCCAGCGCTTGTGTCAGCCTCAACGCCATCTACACCAAGAAGGTGATGCCCTGCGTGGACGGAAACATCTGGAAACTGTCCTACTACAACAACATCAACGCCTGCGTCCTCTTCCTGCCGCTCATGCTCGTCTTCGGAGACTTAGGTCGTCTCTACAACTACACCCGGATCTTTGACCCCGGCTTCTGGGGCATGATGATCTTCGGAGGAGTGTTCGGTTTCGCCATCGGCTACGTCACGGGTCTCCAGATCAAGTTCACCAGTCCGCTCACACACAACGTGTCGGGGACGGCCAAAGCCTGCGCGCAGACTGTCATCGCAGTGGTGTATTACTCCTCCAGTAAGAGCCTGCTGTGGTGGACCAGTAACATGATGGTTCTCGGCGGCTCGTCGGCCTACACGGTCGTGAAAAGTCGAGAAATGAAGGGCACCCCCCATAAAGAGCCTGAGGACTCAGCTAAAGAGAAACTGCttccagaggaggaagacggcGTTGGAGTTTGA
- the slc35c1 gene encoding GDP-fucose transporter 1 isoform X1 has protein sequence MLRYSNSDRAFPLRVALDRSHMKRFSILKMALWGSGESEPGGREETYLYRALRIAAVVALYWFISITMVFLNNYLLDDKELDAPLFVTFFQCLVSVVLCGFMQLLARLCPWLIDFPPVRFDLKTAREVLPLSVVFISMITFNNLCLKHVGVAFYTVGRSLTTVFNVLLSYVILKQTTSLQAVGCCGVILGGFWLGVDQEGVAGSLSWSGIVFGVIASACVSLNAIYTKKVMPCVDGNIWKLSYYNNINACVLFLPLMLVFGDLGRLYNYTRIFDPGFWGMMIFGGVFGFAIGYVTGLQIKFTSPLTHNVSGTAKACAQTVIAVVYYSSSKSLLWWTSNMMVLGGSSAYTVVKSREMKGTPHKEPEDSAKEKLLPEEEDGVGV, from the exons ATGCTCCGCTACTCTAACTCCGACCGGGCCTTCCCGCTCCGTGTCGCCCTGGACAGGTCGCACATGAAGCGGTTCAGCATCTTGAAGATGGCGCTGTGGGGCTCCGGGGAGTCGGAGCCCGGCGGCCGGGAGGAGACCTACCTGTACCGGGCGCTGCGGATCGCCGCGGTGGTGGCTCTGTACTGGTTCATCTCTATCACCATGGTGTTCCTCAACAACTACCTGCTGGACGACAAGGAGCTGGACGCCCCGCTGTTCGTCACCTTCTTCCAGTGCCTGGTGTCCGTGGTGCTGTGCGGCTTCATGCAGCTGCTGGCCCGGCTGTGCCCGTGGCTCATCGACTTCCCCCCGGTGCGGTTCGACCTGAAGACGGCCCGCGAGGTGCTGCCTCTGTCCGTGGTCTTCATCAGCATGATCACCTTCAACAACCTGTGCCTGAAGCACGTCGGCGTGGCCTTCTACACGGTGGGTCGGTCCCTGACCACCGTGTTCAACGTGCTGCTGTCCTACGTGATCCTGAAGCAGACCACGTCCCTGCAGGCCGTCGGGTGCTGTGGCGTCATCCTGG GTGGATTCTGGCTCGGTGTGGACCAGGAAGGTGTAGCAGGGTCCCTCTCCTGGTCGGGGATCGTCTTCGGGGTCATTGCCAGCGCTTGTGTCAGCCTCAACGCCATCTACACCAAGAAGGTGATGCCCTGCGTGGACGGAAACATCTGGAAACTGTCCTACTACAACAACATCAACGCCTGCGTCCTCTTCCTGCCGCTCATGCTCGTCTTCGGAGACTTAGGTCGTCTCTACAACTACACCCGGATCTTTGACCCCGGCTTCTGGGGCATGATGATCTTCGGAGGAGTGTTCGGTTTCGCCATCGGCTACGTCACGGGTCTCCAGATCAAGTTCACCAGTCCGCTCACACACAACGTGTCGGGGACGGCCAAAGCCTGCGCGCAGACTGTCATCGCAGTGGTGTATTACTCCTCCAGTAAGAGCCTGCTGTGGTGGACCAGTAACATGATGGTTCTCGGCGGCTCGTCGGCCTACACGGTCGTGAAAAGTCGAGAAATGAAGGGCACCCCCCATAAAGAGCCTGAGGACTCAGCTAAAGAGAAACTGCttccagaggaggaagacggcGTTGGAGTTTGA